DNA sequence from the Manihot esculenta cultivar AM560-2 chromosome 11, M.esculenta_v8, whole genome shotgun sequence genome:
TTatctaaattataaatattttataataaatatattattttttattattttgtatatattgctattttaaattaaataatatatctaaaataaaatattaataattattgttgatatacttaatataaaatattaataattattgttgaaaaataaaatttatcaatattgAAAATTTAGATTGCACATTAAATGATTGgattgtttatttttaattttgattttaaaaaatttaactaaaattataattaaatataaacgtGGAATGAATttcatctaaaatttaaaaatgacaATTTTTTCAATAATGGAAGATCCCTTCATTCTATTTAGAAGAAAAGTCTTGTAATATCATTTTCTTAaagtaaaacattaagcttAAAATCTTGTGATGCACAACAACTCAggttgttaaaaaaataaatataaaaataaattaaattgatgaaAATTCAGCATTTAGATTTGATTAATTAAAGTAATAGAGAATTAAGTTTGGAGTTCAACGTTGAAGTAATGGTGGAATTTAATATGGTTAATATAATCGATAAGAATGAAAACTCTTCCAAACTTTTATGATAATGAATTTAGgacaattaattaaatatttgtacataaatttatgtgtttattatttataatttttaatgactGTCGGATTTTTTACTCCTAGAGTAAGGCCGAACCCTGAAAAAAATACAAGTCCAAAGGTCATTAAACCACATACATGTAGGTTGGGCCAACATTACATGACCCCGTCTTGCAACGAGAAGTGGATCGGATCGGCTACGTGTGCAGGCTTACCCATGAAAAGTCTAGTTTGGTGAGGTGGTGAGGTGATAGAAGGTAAAGGAAGCGAGCTCAGTCACTTCGCAGCCTTGCCAGCATGCGTGACagaggaattaaatggccattTGGCGTGAAGAGATGTTTTGACATATCCGTACATATGGATTTGAGTGAGAAAGACAAACGGCACTGTAGCACAGAGAGACGATTAGACATCactaataaacaaaaaaaagaataaaaagaaaaagaacgtGATTTTTCCGGACTAAACTAACACATACATTGCAAAACCATATTTTATGAATttggtatattatttttattaattatatttcaactaaaataattaattttttattaactcattttgaaataaaatcgaATTTAGAGTATATACGCGCATCATTTAccgaataaattttaattataatttgaagAAATTATACATGTTTTTATCCAAAGATGGAGATGAGACCCCTTTTGGAGCAAGCACTTGATTGAAACTTATGGTTTCTTGGGGTTAGGCTATCCAATACAAACCGGCAAATGGACCAAATTTCTATCCAAGAATGTCGAaattgagagagagaggagagttAGGTCGACTAATTATAACAAAGAAGACTAACATTCATATTCAAATGACCCACTGTTGTATATTTCCAATATGCCTGGGGCAGACAGTCACAGTCAAGACCACCAGCCAACTACCCACTTATTTTCCCACAAATTTCTCGTACGGTCCAATCTGGAAAGCATGGAAAGCTCCTTTGTGCCTCAAATCTGCATTGCAAATGCCTGTTGGGTCTGAATAGTTAGGCGCAGTTTACACTTAGAAAAACGAGAATTCTTTGAATAATTAATGCTGTTCTCGAAACAACCCAATATATACAGTAGTGcccttttcttttgaaaatcAAATCATACATGAAAAACTATttgattgtttaattttttttaatgggtcattaaagaattatttttccTTCTAAGTAGATAAATACTTGGTAGACAAGtagataattataatataagagattatgaattttaaaaatattaagaataattataaaaaaataaaatctaagaacaatagtaataataacaattaatgaTTTTGCAATCATATACAATAATTTTTACACACAAACCTGTACATTCAATCAATGATAAAAAAGTATAACATATTAGCTAATTCGTGTATGCACAAATATATGTAAGAAAtgctaaaatttcaaaaatataaaatttattattataatttacgacaatattatataattaatacatGTTATAGCTGTAAAATTATCAAGtaagaaatttctaaaaatttaaatgaactgGGCGGTAAACGAAGGTAGTCCCCAGTTCCAATTGTTGTTAAACAGCCTTTGAATATACAAGGAGCCAGCAGCTGCATCGCAAAGTGCAAAACCGACACTCCCCATTTTATAAAGTCTCTCAGAATCACAACTCCCTTCCCTTCATCTCCTTGTGTCTCTTTTCTTGTTTTAGATTGTGAGCTTTTTTGTCCTTTTATTAAAGAACATGGCAAAGCTATCTCTAGTTTTCTTCGTCATGTCCCTGGTCCTGGCCATGCCGTGTACACAGGCTTTCCATATAGACAAATGGCATCAGAGAATCAAAGCCCAGAAGGAGACTGTAACCAATCTCCAATTCTATTTCCACGACACAGTCAGTGGAAAAAACCCTAGTGCTATCAAGGTGGCTCAGTCCACTGACACCGAAAGATCCCCAACTCTTTTTGGAGCTATTATGATGGCAGATGACCCTTTAACTCAAGGACCAGATCCCAAGTCCAAGCTGGTGGGTCGAGCACAAGGGCTTTATGGTTCAGCTGGACAGAGTGAACTGTGCCTTCTCATGGCCATGAACTTCGCCTTCACTGATGGTACCTATGATGGTAGCTCTATCAGCCTCCTCGGCAAGAACTCAGCCATGAGTCCAGTACGTGAGATGCCGATCGTTGGAGGGACTGGGATTTTCCGGCTGGCTCGTGGATATGCTATTGCGAAGACGCATTGGCTTGATATTACTACTGGCGATGCTATAGTTGGCTACAATGTTACAGTCGTTCACTAGATACCCTTATCTCTCTTCAGTAGCTAGTGCTTGTGCTTTAGTTTATATATTCAGCTTTCAGGAATCGTTGTGTTAAAGTAGTTTGCTACATGTGGTGATCATTGGCTTTCTTTATTCTCTGTCTATTGATTCTGGTGTGTCACTTAAAATTTTTGAACtagcaataaatataataaaatttaataaaaatagagaagaaaaaaaaagactatATTAGAAGgaatctaattaatattttagaaataatttatttattaaaggggcaaataaaaaaaaatttaataaagtattgaaattataaagcgaccctatttatatatataaaaaatctcttataaaaaagtataaaatagtgaaagaaatgtaatatttttattatataatataaaggaTTCTATCTGATTAACTTATCAGTATTTAGAGAAAGGAGTTGGTGGGATTTAAAAAAgtgaaaatgataaaataagtttaagaaaaaaattgatgaaaattttaaattaacaccaaaatacaatattaaatgatatttataaacttattcttattcataaatatatgttgaagaatattttttatcaacTCAAAAATTAAGGTTATATctctcttttttattaaaagataaattatattttttctctaaataaattaaaaaatatatctttatatttaatttatatatttgcaATAACTGTCAATTATTGTTAAAGGTGGTGATTCGATCGGttcgattaaaaaataaattaaatcaaaaattaaaatttgagtatttttaaaaatcaaatcaaattgattttgatcagaaatcaaattaaatcgatttgattcagtttgatttgattcggtttgatctatttccatttttaataaatttgttaccttttacactttatttttaatattttaaattttaattagaatattttaaccttaatatttctaatatctatattattgaaaataatatattattattactaataagTTAGATTaggtgtttttttattttttctgatcaaaaccgaaccgaattgaaataactgaaatttttaaaattaaaaatcaaaccgaattgaaataaataaaaaatcaaattaaattttcaaaataattcgattcgatcgattttttcaattaaaaccgAATACTGTTGACCCCTAATTAAAAGCATAAAGAAtgctaaaaaaattttgatatcGACCTAACATTAATCTTAACTCGTATcaataaaacttaaagtttgCTTTATATAGAATACGAGTTGAGCCATTAAAGTCTGAGTTAAATTCTTCTGAATTGAGTCTTGATCAATTTATAAACAGCTCGTATTCGTTTATAATCTTAGCAGATttcacatttaaaattttaaaaaattaaattaaataattttagttcatTAAGTTGGCTTTTGTGAActcataaaataaatgaatatgtaaattttaacgagtaaaatagtaaaatgattgagtttgaacgtttattaaataagtttgattaaaattaagtttgaatttgttttatttaaaaaattaatcaaagtaATTTGATTCCTATAGAGCTTTAATTAGTGTTGCcacataaattaaattcaaggataattataaaatgtaaaaaaacatttaataaaatgagactttttttaataaatattattaataaattacaatttattctttaatatttaataaaagttacatcttaatgtttatattttttaagttttgtttgattaataaaataatttcttaatttaaattttataattttaattaaacttattttttacatttttataaattgatcttaaatattataattattaataaatttttatatttttaaattaatatattgatttattaaattttaacatatagaaaataaaaaattacataaaagattatcatttctttttgttttaattaaataaaaagtaaattaacgAGAAGGGAAAAGTTAGAGAAAAGAATATTTGGacttgaatttaaatatatattttatcaaaattcttGATTTaccttttttattaatatattattaaatataaaatactaaatttaataaatataaagattagcttgtaaaaaatataagtgattatttataaataattataatatttaaatatcaatttgtaaaaatataaagatgaattatatttatagaaaatattttattataaaataatattttatatctaAATTTAGAAATGTGTgtactaaattatatatttttataaaattttaaaacttaaataatttattttaataataaattatttttaaatattatattaaccatataaaatataaaatctggacaaatttaatttagtgataagtatatatgaataaatttaaattttaaattctatttttttaattttttatttttatttaaaaaaataaaataaaatttgtatggaataaaatagtaaaattttattattataaattaaattacatatttcTATTTGAAAATGATGTCCAATCACCtgataaattttttgaaattaaccattattattaattaacagACACTGAaagcctttttctttttccctttttaatGATGCGAGCCGTGAAGATGTCGTTGAATACAATGTTTTCCAGTGGTCTTCATCTCATTTTTCAACATCTTCATTTTATTTGTGGAAATTTGTCGTTAATCTTCTGGTTGGCTAAATTTGTTGACTTGGTTTAGTGACTTCCGCATTGCCATTAAAGCAAGcgttggagaaaaaaaaaaacttttttattagtgtaaaattgatatttgatatatcttaataaattttaataaaattaatttaaaattttaatatttaaaaatttaaattaaattttattaacgaaTTTTTAATCGAATTTTCAATCTCAAacttgaattaaatttattatcagCTTAAACGAGCTTTCGATCTCGAGTTTTAATTAcattcattattaatttaaataaatttttcacgagtcaaattcaattataatatttaatttttaagttaagTTTGAACTCAATATTAGAACTCGTATCAAGTTcgagcttataaaattttttaataaacgaaaCTCAACTTTACAAAACTCGACTTAGCTCGATTCGATTACGCCCTTATTAAAATCCGATGGCAAATTACACCCCTACTAAAATCCGATGTAAAATTACACCCCCTACTAAAATCCGATGTAAAATGAACCTAAACATATAAACTACACCGACCTTCAAAGAGAAAACGCCCATAGATAATACACACGCTATCAGATTCAGTCAACAATCAACAGCAACTATCAGCATGAGAAACTTGAACTATCAGAAATCAAGAGAAGAAAGGTTTAATTATCAGGAGAGGCGGGCTACCAAAACTTTTGATATTATTCTATACCAAGCAAAGCAAGAGATTATATGTGATTCCAAGCCTAACCAGAAGAACGAGGTAGCTACTGTTCATTGACATGTAAAACCCATTTCCACGCCCATAAAAGACAGAGAGTGGTAGAGGCAAGCATGAAACAGAACTGCTTCTGTCCTCAGTCATCAGGCAAATGACTTTCAGCATCAGAAACTTAAAATGATAAGTAACAGTAGAGGCTACTAAAACTTTTTGATATTATTCTACACTGTCCAAAGCAAAAGTTGAATGAGATTTGATTCCTAGACTAGCCAGAAGAACAAGGCAACTATATATTGTGCATACAAATCCATTTCTACACCCATAAAACACGACAGCAAAAGAGGCAAGTATGAAACAGAGGCACCCGCTTTCTGTTCTTGATCAACAGCAACAGACTTTCAGCGAGAGAAGCTTAAAatgatattaaaaatcaaatgaagATAGGTCTAACCAACAGGAGAGGCTACcaaaatttttttgttattattatacaTTCAGCAAAGCATGATATAAATGGATGTGATTCCTAGCCTAACCAGAAACTATACATTGCACATGTAAACCCATTCTACACCGATAAAAGACAGTCAAGAGGCACATTTGAAACAGAAGCACCGCTTCTCCATGCAGCTTAATGGGCACAAAAACCATTACATGAAAATACTTTTAACAAACTACAGTTTCTATAATCAACGCAAAATATTCTTGCAATTTTAGCTTTAACAAAAACCAAGTGTCTGGAGAAAAACCATAAAGACAAATAAGCAGCTTTGTCACTCACTTTTAACTATGACCACCATTAGACGCACATATGAAGTGTTTCCTACCATCGCATTTCTGCTGCAGTACATACAAACTAAATTTTCATCATTGTCCATACTGCATTTGTTGGGGGTAATCAAACAGCTTCTTCAATAGAGGAAGTAGCCCAACCAAAGCTATTTGAAGCTGTTCTGAGCTATTTATGCGAATACTGATTTGTCCTGCTCCCCTGTTATTCAAATTTCCTCGAGCAATTAAATTTGTAGACCGCCCTATAGGCAACTGGGATTGAATATTGCAACCAACAGCAAGATCTCCATGCCAATCCATGACAGAAAGCCCAAGTGTCGATAGCGAACGACCCAAAGGATAATCCTTGTCTCTCAGCTGTGCCTCTAAACTGCCACCATAAGCCACATCGCCACGTCCAGTCATAGCCCCACCAGACAGGACCATTCGAAAACGTTTATTGACAATCAATTTATCTTCAACTTTCAATCCAGCTGACACGACATCACCTAAGAGGGTGACTGAGAGACCAGCTGTTGCTTTATTCTTCCTATAATTACAAAACTTTGTCTCACTGCGTAAGGTATATGACAAATCCTTCCCCACAGTCTGCATATCAAATCCTAGTGAAGTTGACTTCCCATCCCCATGCTTTATACAGCTTGCCAATTCCATTTGAACATTGGCATCCTTTTTATCCTTTGTCACCTGGCCGGAAACGGAAAGAGGAATTTTGTCTTTAACTACAAACAATCTTTCTGCATTGATACCTTCATAACCAACATCATGATCCCAACCATGTGTTTCTAGAACAGGCCTCACAAGCCACTGGTTGGAGGTATCAAGATATCGATATCGATGTGTGGGATTATCAGAATCAAAAGAAGCAGGCAAGGCCAAATCTGGCATGGGAACTGGCACAGATGCAGCATCACCACTTTCTTCTTCTACGTTTTCACTGTAATCACTAGGCAAATCCTTAGCTTCAGCAGCCATTTTCTTCATCATCTTTTGCCGCTTTTTCTCCTCCTTCAACTGTTTCTTCATAAAAAGCTTTTCCCTGTATTCTAACTCATCAAAATATGCCTTTTTCTGAGCTCTTGTAAGCTTGGCCACTTGGGCCTTTGTCAAACTTTTAAATGGTGGCAAATCATCATATTCAGATTCATCCTCAGAATCTGAGGACTCTTCCAAATCATCATCAAGGCCATCCTCATCACCTAACTGCTCCTCAGGCAGCTTCACTTGTTGTCTTGACTGGAGAAGAGATGAGAGAAGAAATGGTAAAGGAGGAGCCCTTGATGATCGAGTTGCAAAAGGTTTCCCTGGTGGACTGTCTAGCAACTTCAATAGGGTGTTTGCTTCAGCAAGAATCTTTGATGCGAAAGACAGCAATAACAAATGAGGTTTCCAAACCTGGCCATTTGGCAACACCCTCTGGCCAGCCCTATTTGTTCTGCATGCTGAGTGGTTCTCTACTAATGAGACAGGATTCATAAGCCGCATATCACCAGCTGCCTGACGGATTGCTTGTTGAACAACATGAGAACGTTGGGTGACAAACATATCATAACTCGAAGCAGTACCATTTGGACCATCAGGTGGAGCAGACGCTGCATGAGTCAGGACAACAATTGCATTAAACCATATGGATGGACCAAATATCTCAGTGATGGTACGCAGGAGTGGCATATCACCAAAATCCCTGCTCTGCATGTCTAACCTATCTAGATACAAAACAATGTCCGGAGGAGTTTGCTTGATGAAGTGCTTAACAGAGTTAAGGATCTTTTCATTCTGGCGCTGGTCAGACCCAGAAGGGAGAAGACCTGGTGTATCTATGACCCGTACCTTAATCCCTTGAACAGTGCCAACAACATCCTGAACTTTTTTGGTACCTAATTGAAATGCATCAGTACCGAACTTTACTTCATCAAATATTGAATTGATAGTTGCACTTTTACCAACTCCTGTCTTCCCAAGAACCATAATCGTACAAGAGAAATCAAGGGGTTCCTGCCCAGCTGCCTCAAGCTGCTCAGCCATGGCACTCGCACGATCAAAACTGAAGGCACCAACACGGCCCCCATTTCTCCCTCGCAGCTGTTCAGCTAATCCCAACCTGTAGAGAACCTGTGCTACAACGACATTATGGGGAGTCTGCCCCAGCCTATGGGCAAGCCGCAAAAATTTCACCCTAATCATCTGGAGTTTTTCACGAGTCTCATCATATTCATCACCCTCCCCATTGGCAAGGTCTTCAACCTGTTGGGATTGCACATGAGACATAGTTCCATTGACacgttgctgctgctgctgctgcacaGCCCTAGGTGCAGGTTCCAATAGTGGAGCAGCACGACCAAGGCCAGCTGGACGAACAGGTGTAGAAGCAGGACCAGTGGATGTTTCAGATGATGAAGCAACCTTTTCTGGAGTTGGAATTTGTTGTTTGTCATTTCCTTGAGtgctcttcttctcttcctgaTCTTTTTCTCCTTTCATTTTTGGCTCCTCAATCACATTGCTATCGTTGCCAACACTATTAACTTTTTCATCAGATGACAAAGCCAGCTTTTCTGGAGTTGGAATTTGTTGTTCGTCATTTCCTTGAGTGCTCTTCTTCTCTTCATGATCTTTTTCTGCTTTCTTTTCTGGCTCCTCAATCACAATGCTGTCATTGCCAACACCATTAACTTTTTCATCAGCACATGGTGACTTAGAAACCTTGTTATCCTCTTCTACAAGAGTTGCTGGAGTAGCTATACAATCGTGAATGTCCTCACTGTTGTCATTCACAAGATTCTCTGAGTGTAAGTTCAAAATTTCTGGTGCTGCTGTTGTTTCCATTGCATGTAGGACAGCTGGATTAGCATTCAGGTCATGAATTTCCTCATGATGCCCAGAATTCAATGGAACAGAGATATCTTTGACATCTTCACTGCTAACACCATTGAGCCCAATGTCAAAATTTGAAGAATTATCCATCCATTGTTCACTCTTAGGAACCCCATTCTCAGAAGCTAGGACAGTCGTATCACCGTTCAATTCTCCACTTTTCTCACCCTGATGACACTCCGTATCAACCATCTTCATGTTATCATTCAAACCATCATCATTATCCTCTTGAAGCTGGATTACACCATCAACAGATTCACCCATGTTCTGATATTCAGTACCCAATTCATCCTTCTTCAGCTCATCCACCTTACCATCCTCAGACAGAATCTCCCTGCTCCGTCCAACTTCATGTCTTGAATTCACCTCCAGTGCACCCATCAAAGCCCCAGTTCCTACATCTCCACCAATCTCAGAGACCTCCTTTTCCCCATTCAGTTCATGGAAAATCACTTCCTTGCTAGTCCCACCCTCATCAATCTTGTCAACACTATCACCACCAACCAAATCCTTTGGGCTTTCTTCACCTACCACTGCAACCAAATTCTTTGGGCTTTCTTCACCTACCACTGCAACCAAATCCTTTGAGCTTTCTTCACCTGCCACTGCAACCAAATCCTGGGGAACCCCAGCCTCAACAGGAGCATCAACTGCCTCCTCAAACGTCTCAACTTCATTTTCCATATTTGAATTCTCTTCCACCACAGGAGAACTGGAATCACCCATTGTCTCAACACCGAggacagattcagaattttctCCCTTGTCCTGAAACTGCCCTTGTGAATCAATTCCCTCTGATGAATCAACTGCCTCCTCAAAAATCTCCTCTTCAAAATCTTTCAACTTATCAGTCCCAACCACAACCCTCTCCTCTACCTTTTCCCCAGAAACTTGATTTTCCACATTGTTTTCCTCTCCCAATTGTGGCCCACCAACTCTCTCAACCCCATTTTCCATTTTCAATAAGTCTCAGCCACAAAACCCTACATTCACCAAAAACCCAAAACAAAAAATTCAAAACAGATTAACACAGCAAAAACACCAATAATCACCTTAATCAATCACATACTCAATCAGCCAACGAATTCAAACCAAAATCCCTAAAACAGAATTTCGTATCCCattgagaataaatttaaaCAAAGACAATCGATCTCTAATCCAACACAATATATACAAGAATCAAACTAAAAATCCCAGATCTGAAGAGCCCATTTATAGGCTCTCCAATAGGGTTTTTGCAAGAAATGAAAGCAAAGTAAATGTGATAAAGCAATTAAAAAACAATATATCTAAAGAGAAAAGAGTTACCTGGTTTTGTAAAGAAACTAGAGAAAGAGAGAGCGACAGAGAAAGGGTTCTTTGTGTGAGAAAACAGAGAGGGAAAGAGAGAGGCGCCTTTAACTCGGTGTGTTTTCCTTTTTCTACATCTACTGGTTGCGCTTGCGCCCTTAGGCTTAGCTGAATTAAGGAGATAAGAGTTGATGATCGACGGTTGAGATTGAGGCTAGTGTCTTTGGATCGAACGGTGGAAAATCGTGGATCGCATCGATACCATCGCGAGAGGCTCCAACAAAATAAAAATCGCGGTGACGTGGACTTTAGATGAAAGGTGGAAAAAAATGGTTAACTGGTCTTACGGAGGATGGTAGGAGAGCGAGAGCCGCCCAACAACATATGGTGTGTCACGTGCGGACAATTGGGGACAGCTTGTGGACCGTCTGattttgattattgattgattagGGGAACACATTGCGATTGAGCGAACGTGTTGAATGTCTTCTTCCATTTATGCTCATTCTATCACGTGATTCCCGACTTCCAACTGCAACTATTCACGTGTCCATGATTAAACAAAttctattttcattttcttgtttttaattacctttctaaaaaaatacttttaattaataattaactaCAAATTGAAGCTCAcctgttagaaaaaaaaaaactttattttttcgcatattaaaaaatataattttttattaattttttaattatatttattttaaatttattaaatattaaaatatattttaatagatattttaaaataaaataaaattataatagtaaatttatatattaattttttaaaaaataaataataatttaaaaaaataaataaaaattattagatagataaaatataattttttatattgaaataaCACTAGTACAGTTTACGTATAATTATAAGaataaatcatatatttaaatcaAAGTTTAATAATTGTCTTGAAtaacaatatattttttataaaaaaaaaaatcaatttaatgaGAATTTAAGAACACCTGAATATCTATAAATTCATTATCAACACACGCACAGGAGATTGCTCCACACACAAAGGAGATAGGCCAACCAAAGATTAATTATGtgaacaaatttttattttcaaaacagTTTTGTTTCTTAGTTGATTTTTGAGAGAGCATAATAAAACTCC
Encoded proteins:
- the LOC110626780 gene encoding translocase of chloroplast 120, chloroplastic translates to MENGVERVGGPQLGEENNVENQVSGEKVEERVVVGTDKLKDFEEEIFEEAVDSSEGIDSQGQFQDKGENSESVLGVETMGDSSSPVVEENSNMENEVETFEEAVDAPVEAGVPQDLVAVAGEESSKDLVAVVGEESPKNLVAVVGEESPKDLVGGDSVDKIDEGGTSKEVIFHELNGEKEVSEIGGDVGTGALMGALEVNSRHEVGRSREILSEDGKVDELKKDELGTEYQNMGESVDGVIQLQEDNDDGLNDNMKMVDTECHQGEKSGELNGDTTVLASENGVPKSEQWMDNSSNFDIGLNGVSSEDVKDISVPLNSGHHEEIHDLNANPAVLHAMETTAAPEILNLHSENLVNDNSEDIHDCIATPATLVEEDNKVSKSPCADEKVNGVGNDSIVIEEPEKKAEKDHEEKKSTQGNDEQQIPTPEKLALSSDEKVNSVGNDSNVIEEPKMKGEKDQEEKKSTQGNDKQQIPTPEKVASSSETSTGPASTPVRPAGLGRAAPLLEPAPRAVQQQQQQRVNGTMSHVQSQQVEDLANGEGDEYDETREKLQMIRVKFLRLAHRLGQTPHNVVVAQVLYRLGLAEQLRGRNGGRVGAFSFDRASAMAEQLEAAGQEPLDFSCTIMVLGKTGVGKSATINSIFDEVKFGTDAFQLGTKKVQDVVGTVQGIKVRVIDTPGLLPSGSDQRQNEKILNSVKHFIKQTPPDIVLYLDRLDMQSRDFGDMPLLRTITEIFGPSIWFNAIVVLTHAASAPPDGPNGTASSYDMFVTQRSHVVQQAIRQAAGDMRLMNPVSLVENHSACRTNRAGQRVLPNGQVWKPHLLLLSFASKILAEANTLLKLLDSPPGKPFATRSSRAPPLPFLLSSLLQSRQQVKLPEEQLGDEDGLDDDLEESSDSEDESEYDDLPPFKSLTKAQVAKLTRAQKKAYFDELEYREKLFMKKQLKEEKKRQKMMKKMAAEAKDLPSDYSENVEEESGDAASVPVPMPDLALPASFDSDNPTHRYRYLDTSNQWLVRPVLETHGWDHDVGYEGINAERLFVVKDKIPLSVSGQVTKDKKDANVQMELASCIKHGDGKSTSLGFDMQTVGKDLSYTLRSETKFCNYRKNKATAGLSVTLLGDVVSAGLKVEDKLIVNKRFRMVLSGGAMTGRGDVAYGGSLEAQLRDKDYPLGRSLSTLGLSVMDWHGDLAVGCNIQSQLPIGRSTNLIARGNLNNRGAGQISIRINSSEQLQIALVGLLPLLKKLFDYPQQMQYGQ
- the LOC110627117 gene encoding dirigent protein 23 — protein: MAKLSLVFFVMSLVLAMPCTQAFHIDKWHQRIKAQKETVTNLQFYFHDTVSGKNPSAIKVAQSTDTERSPTLFGAIMMADDPLTQGPDPKSKLVGRAQGLYGSAGQSELCLLMAMNFAFTDGTYDGSSISLLGKNSAMSPVREMPIVGGTGIFRLARGYAIAKTHWLDITTGDAIVGYNVTVVH